In Chryseobacterium lactis, a single genomic region encodes these proteins:
- a CDS encoding TatD family hydrolase, whose product MIDTHTHLYAEEFDEDRKESIQRALDKGITEFYLPAIDSESHEKMLQLETEYPGQIFSMMGLHPCYVKPESWEKELEIVKNYLDQRHFPAIGEIGIDLYWDKTTLDIQVKAFEQQIDWAIEKDLPIVIHTRESFDETFEVLEKKKHPKLRGIFHCFSGNLEQAKHAIDLNFILGIGGVVTFKNGKIDQFLQEIPLDKIVLETDSPYLAPVPHRGKRNESSYLDLVAGKLVNIYGKDFSEIDRITTENAKNIFK is encoded by the coding sequence ATGATTGATACACATACCCATTTATACGCAGAAGAATTTGATGAAGACAGAAAGGAATCGATTCAGAGAGCTTTAGATAAAGGAATTACAGAATTTTACCTTCCTGCGATTGATTCCGAATCTCATGAGAAAATGTTACAACTGGAAACGGAGTATCCGGGACAGATTTTTTCGATGATGGGATTGCATCCTTGCTATGTAAAACCGGAATCATGGGAAAAAGAACTTGAAATTGTTAAAAACTATCTGGATCAAAGACATTTTCCGGCAATAGGAGAGATTGGTATTGATTTGTATTGGGATAAAACAACCTTAGACATACAGGTAAAAGCTTTTGAACAGCAGATTGACTGGGCGATAGAAAAAGATCTTCCAATCGTTATCCATACCAGAGAAAGCTTTGACGAAACATTTGAGGTGCTGGAAAAAAAGAAACATCCTAAGTTACGAGGAATTTTTCATTGTTTTTCAGGGAATCTTGAGCAGGCAAAGCATGCTATTGACCTTAATTTTATTTTAGGTATTGGTGGAGTAGTTACCTTTAAAAATGGAAAAATAGACCAGTTTCTTCAGGAAATTCCTTTAGATAAGATAGTCCTTGAAACAGACTCTCCTTATCTGGCTCCGGTTCCGCACCGGGGGAAAAGAAACGAAAGTTCTTATCTCGATTTGGTGGCCGGAAAACTGGTTAATATCTATGGGAAAGATTTTTCTGAAATAGACCGTATCACTACAGAAAATGCGAAAAATATTTTTAAATAG